In Truepera sp., the sequence ACACGTGCTTTCTGCTAATACCTCACCAACACATGCCGACCAGACACCGAGCGGCGGCATCCACGGCCTGCTAAACCAACTCGCGGGAGCCGCCCTGGATGGCCGCGACAAAGGCGACAAACTCGAGCGCCTAATGAAGTCCTACCTCCAGACGGACCCCATGTACGCCGCCAAATACAGCAACGTGTGGCTCTGGAAGGACTGGCCCGGCCGCGGTAACCAACCCGACACCGGCATCGACCTAGTGGCCGAAGAGCGCGACACCGGCGACCTAGTGGCCATCCAATGCAAGTTCTACCAGCCCGGTCATTACCTGATGAAGAGCGACATCGACTCGTTCTTCACGGCCAGCGGCAAGCATCCGTTCAAGAGCCGCATCATCATCAGCACCACCGACAAGTGGAGCAAGCACGCCGAGCAAGCCCTCGACGAGCAGCAGATCCCCGTCACGCGCCTGCGCGTCCAGGATCTAGCCAACAGCCCTGTCGACTGGAGCCAGTTCACCCTCGAGAAACCTGAAGACATCAACCTCAAGGCCAAGAAGAGCCTGCGCCCCCACCAGGTAATCGCTCACGAGAAGGTGACCACTGGCCTGGCTGAGGCCGAGCGCGGCAAGCTCATCATGGCTTGCGGCACCGGCAAGACCTTCACCAGCCTCAAGATCGCCGAGAGCATGGCCGGCGCCGGCAAGCGCGTGCTGTTCCTAGTGCCTTCCTTGTCGCTCCTCTCGCAGACGCTGCGCGAGTGGACGGGCGACGCCGAAGTGCCGCTCAGGTGCTTCGCCGTGTGCAGCGACAGCAAGATCGGCCGCGGTCGCGAGGACGAGGACCTGCGCGTGCATGACCTCGCCTTCCCCAGCACCACCGACCCCCAGAAGCTCCACGAGCAGGCCAGCACGCTCGCGCCCGAACGCATGACGGTGGTGTTCAGCACCTACCAGAGCATCCAGGTGGTTAGTGACGCGCAGGCGCTCGGCATGCCCGAGTTCGACCTGATCATCAGCGACGAAGCGCACCGCACCACCGGCGCCACCCTGCAAGGCGAGGAACGCTCCCACTTCACCAAGGTGCACGACAACGACATCGTGCGCGGCAGGAAGCGCCTCTACATGACCGCCACCCCCCGCCTCTATAGCGACGATCAGGTGACCAGGGCCGCCGAGAAGGAGGCGCTGCTGTGGAGCATGGACGACCCCGAGCACTACGGCGAGGAGCTGCACCGCCTCAACTTCGGGGAGGCCGTCGCTCAGGGGCTCCTGAGCGACTACAAGGTCATGATCCTGGCAGTCGACGAGAAGCACGTCACCAAGACCTTCCAGGCTCAGCTGGCGGACGCCAACAACGAACTCAGCCTCGACGACGCCGTCAAGATCGTGGGCTGCTGGAACGGCCTCGCCAAGCGCACCCCCGACAGCGTGGAGGACGACGGCCTCGCCGGCGACACCGCCGCCATGAAGCGCGCCGTGGCTTTCGCCGGCAACATCAAGACCTCCAAGCGCATCGCCGGCATGTTCACCGACATCGTTGAGGAGTACCTCGAGCACGCCGGCGACGACGACGACCTGCTCTACTGCGAGGCGGCGCACGTCGACGGCACCTTCAACGTGCTCGAGCGCAACAACCGCCTCGACTGGCTCAAGGCACCCACGCCCGACAACACCTGCCGCATCCTCACCAACGCCCGCTGCCTCAGCGAGGGCGTCGACGTCCCCAGCCTGGACGCGGTGATGTTCCTGCAGCCGCGCGACAGCGAGATCGACATCGTGCAGGCCGTGGGCCGCGTCATGCGCAAGGCGCCCGGCAAGAAGTACGGCTACGTCATCCTGCCCATCGGCATCCCCGCCGGCATGAGCGCTAGTGAGGCGCTGGCCGACAACCAGAAGTACAAGGTCGTGTGGCAGGTGCTCCAGGCGCTGCGCGCGCACGACGAGCGCTTCGACAGCACCGTCAACAAGATCGAGCTCAACAAGAAGAAGCCCAAGCAGATCGATGTCATCGGCGTCGGTGGCGGCAGCGAGGAACGTGAGGGCGACACCTCCGTGCAGGACGGCTTCGCCTTCGAGCTCGACAACATCGGCGAGTGGCGCGACGCCATCTACGCCAAGATCGTCGAGAAGGTCGGGAACCGCCGCTACTGGGAGAGCTGGGCCAAGGACGTTGCGCAGATAGCCCAGCGCCACATCGACCGCATCCAGACCCTGCTCGAGCACGAGGAGTCGGAGCACGCTAAGGCGTTCGAGGACTTCCTGGCCGGCCTGCGCCGCAACCTCAACCCCGCCGTCAGCCGCGACGAGGCCGTCGAGATGCTCTCGCAGCACCTCATCACTAGACCCGTGTTCGAGGCGTTGTTCGAGGACTACAGCTTCTCGCAGCACAACCCCGTCAGCGCCGCCATGCAGAGAATGGTCGACCTGTTGGAAGAACAGGCACTGGAGAAGGAGACCGAGTCCCTCGAGGGCTTCTACGAGAGCGTGCGCGAGAACGCCAAGGGCATAGACAACGCCGAAGGCAAGCAGCGCATCATCGTCGAGCTCTACGACAAGTTCTTCCGTACCGCTTTCCCCCGCATGGCCGACCGCCTCGGTATCGTCTACACCCCCATCGAGGTCGTCGACTTCATCATCCACAGCGCCGAGCACGCGCTCCGCGAGGAGTTCGGCGCCAGCATCAGCGACGAAGGCGTACACGTCCTCGACCCCTTCACCGGCACCGGCACCTTCATGGTCAGGCTCCTCCAGAGTGGCCTCATCAAGCCCGAGGACCTCGCCCACAAGTACCGCCACGAGTTGCACGCCAACGAGATCGTGCTGCTCGCCTACTACATCGCTGCCATCAACATCGAGGAGACCTACCACAGCCTAGCTGGCGGCGAGTACCAGCCCTTCGAGGGCATCGTCCTGACCGACACTTTCCAGATGACGGAAGACCCAGCCAACGGCCAGGCGGGCGCGATCTTCCCGGTTCTGCCCGAGAATAGTGAGCGCGCTGAGAAACAGAAGGCACACGACATTCGGGTGGTCATCGCCAACCCTCCCTACAGCGCCGGTCAAGACAGCGCTAACGATGACAACCAGAACCTGAAGTACCCGAGGCTCGACGAAGCCATCGCCAACACGTACGCGGCCCACTCCACCGCCGGCTACAAGAACAGCCTTTACGACTCGACATCCGCGCCTTCCGCTGGGCTAGCGACCGGATCAAGGACAAAGGCGTGATCTGCTTCGTCACCAACGGCTCCTTCATCGACGGCAACGCTGCCGACGGAATGCGTAAGACGTTAGTAGACGAGTTCAGCAGCATCTATGTGTTCAACCTGCGTGGCAATCAGCGGACATCCGGTGAAACGTCACGTCGCGAAGGCGGCAAAATCTTCGACTCGGGAAGCCGAGCAACCATCGCCATTACCCTCCTCGTGAAGAACCCTGCGAAGCAAACGCCGGGGAACCTTCACTACTACGACATCGGGGATTACCTGAGCCGTGACCAGAAGCTCGCCGCCATCGAGGAGTTCGGAAGCGTGGCTGGTATCCCCTGGCGCCAGGTGACGCCCAACGCTAGGCACGACTGGATCAACCAGCGGGGCGAGGACTTCCAGGCCTTCCAGGTGCTCGGCGACAAGAGAGGGAAGGATGAGAGCCCGATCTTCGCTACCTACTCCCTAGGCTTGTCAACGAATCGGGACGCCTGGGTCTACAACTTCTCTCAAGACGAGCTCGCACGCAACGTGGACCGGATGATCGACTTCTACAACACGCAGGTGGACCTCTACGAAGACGCCATCCACGCAGGCGCTGAGCCATCAGAGGCGCTCGAGGTCGTCAGCAACGACGCTGCAAGAATCAGTTGGTCCGTGAATCTCAAGAAGGATCTCATGGCGGGCAGAAGGCTCTCGTTCAAGAGGTCCCGGGTATTCCGAGGCTCTTACAGGCCATTCACGAAGCAGCATGTCTACTTCGATAAGGACTTGAACGAGCGTCCCGGGCTGACACCTCGGCTGTTCCCGACACCTGATGCCGAGAACCGCCTAATCAGCGTCACGGGAGTGAGCGCCAGCAAGCCGTTCTCAGCCTTGATGACGGACTCCCTACCAAACCTTGATCGCCTAGAGAAAGGTCAGAACTTCCCGCTCTACTACTACGATGAGGCAGACGGCGATCAATCAGGCCTCTTCTCTGAAAAGCCAGGGGTTGCTGGTCGCTACGTCCGGCGCAGCGCGATCACGGACGACACACTGGTGTCCTACCGCGATAGATACGGCGACTCGAGCATCACGAAGGAAGACATCTTCTATTACGTGTATGGAGTTCTCCATAGCCCTGAGTACCGTGAGCGTTTCGATGCGGAACTTAGAAAGGAACTCCCGCGCATCCCGTTCACAGAGGACTTCTGGGCTTTCTCGCGCGCGGGCCGCGAGCTCGGTGAGATCCACGTCAACTACGAGAGCCAGACAAAGCACCCCGTAACAGTTACGAACACGCACTCCTCACCGGACAGCGCTGAAGCCCTGCGGGTCGATAAGATGCGCTTCCCACGCAAGGACAAGCAGCCGGACAAGAGCGCGATCATCTACAACAAGCACGTCACCATCAGCGACATCCCGCTCGAGGCGTACGAGTACGAGGTGAACGGCAAGAGCGCCGTCGAGTGGATCATGGACCGCTACCAGGTCAAGGTCGACAAGAAGAGCGGCATTAAGAACGACCCGAACGAGTGGAGCGATAATCCCAGCTACATCTTGGACCTGCTCCAGCGCATCATCCACGTGAGCCTGGAGACGGTACGGATTGTCAACGCGCTTCCGCCGCTAGACGAAAAGAACCTGGATTATGACAGTGACCCAGCATCCGCGATCGAGGCCTAGTCGGTTCTCCCGGGCGTCAGGCGTCAGGCCTTCTAAAGTCCTGTTTCGGGTTGCCTGGGCTTATTGACATGCGTCCCTGGCTCCTTTGTCTCGTCGCGTTGCAAGCCGAAGCGGACCTTCAGGCGTTCAACCGTGTGGGGCCACTTGCTCGTGCGGGGGCGCGCCACGGTGTTCTGGTTACCGAAGAAGCCCTTCTCACGTACGGCATGACCAAGCGGAACAGTATGAAGCCACTGGACACGGACATAGTGCTCTAGCTCGTCCTCCGACTCGCTGGGGTCCGGCGCCGTTGAAACCACTTCGGTGACGGGCCGCGACACGCCTTCGGCGTCTGGCAGCGTGAACTCAGTGATGGACGTAGCCGTCTCGGTGACCTTCCCAACGCCGACGTAGCCGCGGCCGGGGACGTTCACCCATATGCGGTCACCGGGCGCGAGCTGCCGCAAGGTGTTGGTGTACCAGGCGCCACCGCCGGCGGAGATGAAGCCGTGCCTCATCGCGTCCTGCCAACTGCGACGCGGGCCCTCACCGAAGGACACGTAGTACTCACCGTTCCAAGGTCCCTCACCGCGGGTCTCACGTGCGACCTGACTGGTTTCGCTCGGGTCAAGGAGCCAGGCTCGACTAAGGTACTCAGCATCTCCGTCGCGGAAGAAGCGGAAGAACACAGCGTTGATCGCGACCCCGTGTTCCTCGTTGAGGTAGGTGACGATGCGCTCGCTGGCCGCGTCGAGCTCGCCTGCCACGAGGACCAGCCGGTGGCTCTCGTTGAGTTCCTCCGGCAGGTCGGGAACGTTGAAGCGCGCCTTGAAGGCGTCGTCGAGCGAGAGCTCCTCGCGCCCAGGGCTGTAGCGGCGCTGGTGGTCGGCGAAGATGCGTGCAATGTCGTCGTCTTCTAGAGTGCGCACCCAGGAGCCGTAGTCGAGGAGTTGGGCGATGACCTCGCGCGGTGTCTTGGCGCGCTTGAGCTCTATCACCACCAGATTCCCGTCGGCATCGAGCGCGAGAAGGTCAATCAGGGTGCCGAACGCAGTGCTGACCTGCCGGCCGATAAGCAACAAGTTTGGGTCGACGACGTCGAGGTCTCTCGTGATGATGTCCTCCAGCCGCCGCTCGTCTGGCATGGGAGTGAAGTGAATCTTTCGTTGGTCGCCGTCGACCCGCCAGAAGCCAACTTCTACCGACACATTGTCCCCCTCTCGACATATCTACTCGCAAGTAGTCCAAACGCGTGATTACAGCCAGGGTACAGGTTTGCGTCTCACGGGCCGGTTTGCGGTTTGGACACGCGGGGCGCCAAACTAGCACCGCAGCAATTCCAATCCTTGCTCTTGGCAACCTACGAGCAACTAAATGCCACCTCGGCCAGACCGATACCAGTGAAGAGCCTGAGGCTCAACTATGTCCTACGCCTTTTGAGGCGCCAAATCGCGGCGGATTACATCTGTAGATTGAGCGACTTCAACCCCGGCATTACCTTGGGGCCTCGGATACAGCAGGCGCCTAGAGCTTCACGTTTCCGAGTCTTCCAAACCCGCGTCAACGAGCGGTACGCGACGCTCCCGAGCTGGGCCGTCACCTTCCCCAGTGTGGTGCGCCGTGCCGCTTCACGCTCCCCGCGCAGCACAGAACCGGCCTCCGCCACGCTCTCGAGAAGATCCTCGAACAACTCCTCCTCCATGGTATTCCTCCGCTTTTTCAGAGTATCGCTTCAGCGCCAGAAGAGTAACGGACCGGCCTGAGCGCTCTCGGACTCTGGCCGAGTTCAGAAAGACAAACTTAGCGGGTTTACGAGACATAGATTATGGGACGGCTTTTGCAACACTCCGACGCCCCGGAAAACCCGTGGCAGCGCACCCCCGCGCGAGTGTCTCGAATACGACCGGATACTGTTGGCGAAGTCGGCTCATGAGCTGGCAGCATACTGGGGCATGTTGAGACTCAGTGATGCCCAGGCTGTTCCGCCCGAAACTGCCCGCGTCGCGCGCGCCGCCTTCCCTAAGGGCAACCCCTACTTGACGCTGCGAGACGAGCTCGGCGGCGTCTTCCGGGACGAGGACTTCGCGGACCTCTACCCGCGGTTGGGCCAGCCCGCCTTGCCGCCGTGGCGCTTGGCGTTGGTGACGTTGGTGCAGTACCGCGAGAACCTCTCCGACCGGCAGGCGGCGGAGGCGGTGAGGGCGCGCATCGACGTTAAGTACCTGCTGGGTTTGCCGTTGGCGGACGCCGGCTTCGACTTCTCGGTGCTGTGCGAGTTCCGCGCCCGCCTGCGTGAAGGGGGCAGCGAGGCGACGCTCCTCGATCGCTTGCTGGAGCGTTGCCGTGAGCTGGGCCTGGTGCGGGCCGGCGAGCGAGCCCGCACCGACGCCACGCGCGTGCTGGCCGCCGTGCGCGTCATGAACCGCCTGGAGCTGGTGGCGGAGACGCTGCGCGCCGCCCTCAACGAGCTGGCGCGCGCCGCACCCGCCTGGCTCACCGCGGTGGCGCCGGCCGCCTGGTACGAGCGCTACGCCCGCCGCATCGAGGACAGCCGCCTGCCGGCCAGCCAAGCGGCGCGCGCGGCGTACGCCACTAGCGTCGGGGAGGACGGCTTCCACCTGCTCGACCTGCTCGAGACTGCGCCGCCGGGGCTGGCCGACCTACCAGCGGTGGCGGTCCTTAAGCGCGTATGGGAGCGGCACTTCAGCCGTGATAACGACCACGGCGAGGGCGGTCGGGTGCACCTCAGACCCGAGCGGGAGCTGGCCAAGGCTGCCGAGGCGACCGAGTCGCCTTACGATCCCGACGCGCGCTACCGCAGCCGCTTCAAAGTGGAGTGGACCGGTTACCTGGCGCACCTGACCGAGACGTGCGAGGAGAACGAGCCGCACCTGATCACGCACGTGGACACCACCGCCGCCACCGTGCACGAGGTCAGGCGCGTGGAAGCCGTCCACGACGCGCTGGCTGCCAAGGACTTGCTGCCCGGCGAGCACCTGGCGGACGCGGCCTACATCGACGCGAAACTACTGGTTAAGGTGCGCGAGGAGCACGGCGTGAGCATGATCGGCCCGCCGCGCCGTGATGCGAGTTGGCAGGCGCGCACCGCCGGGGGCTTCACCAACGAGGCGTTCGCCATCGACTGGGACAAGAAGCGAGCGTGCTGCCCGCAAGGGCACGAGAGCAACTCCTGGCGGGAGTACGAGGACGACGCGCGCGGCGCGTACGTGGTGGCGCGCTTCGCAACTGCCACCTGCAGAGCGTGCCCGTTGCGATCGCATTGCACCCGCTCAGGTAAGCAAGGGCGCAGCCTCCATCTACATCCCCGCGACGCGCACGAGGCCATCGGCGCCATGCGCGAACGCCTCGCCAGCAACGCCGGGCGGGAACTCTACGCGCTGCGGGCAGGCGTGGAGGGCACCATTAGTCAGGGCGTACGCGCCCTGGGCCTGCGGCGCGCTAGGTACCGCGGCCTTGCAAGAGTGCATCTGCAGCACGTCGCCACGGCAGCAGCCATGAACATCGACCGGGTTACCAACTTCCTGGCGGGCCGCCCGGTGGAGCGCACCCGAAGATCACGCTTCGCGGCGCTCAGAGCATGACGGTCCGACTTCGTTAACCTACCCGTGCCGTTCTTGAATACACCGCTAGTTGTGTTCCTGGGTTTGGTATGGTCATTTCACCGTGATTACCGAAGGCCATGTCGAGCGCGAATCAGTACGCCTTCATTACTTGATGCAACGTGGCGATGAGGTCCTTACGCCATTGGTGTATGTCCCTGGTTCGTTGGGCGGCGCTGACGACTTCCGGGCCGAGATGAGCCGGCTCGCACCTAGGACCACGGTGGCAATCAGCCCTCGCGGTGTAGGCGCCTCGAGCGCTCCGGAGTCTGGCTACGCTCTGCAGGATCGAGTTAGAGACTTGGAGGCGGTGTTAGACCAACTCCAACTGGCGCCTGCGTGTGTGATGGCCTTCTCGGCGGGCGTGCCCATCGCCCTTTCGTACGCGTTGCAGCGACCTAATCGAGTAACGGCCCTGATTCTTCTGGACTACCCTGCGGTTAGTAGGCAACTCACCGAT encodes:
- a CDS encoding DEAD/DEAH box helicase family protein — encoded protein: MLKPTTDIGGQHVLSANTSPTHADQTPSGGIHGLLNQLAGAALDGRDKGDKLERLMKSYLQTDPMYAAKYSNVWLWKDWPGRGNQPDTGIDLVAEERDTGDLVAIQCKFYQPGHYLMKSDIDSFFTASGKHPFKSRIIISTTDKWSKHAEQALDEQQIPVTRLRVQDLANSPVDWSQFTLEKPEDINLKAKKSLRPHQVIAHEKVTTGLAEAERGKLIMACGTGKTFTSLKIAESMAGAGKRVLFLVPSLSLLSQTLREWTGDAEVPLRCFAVCSDSKIGRGREDEDLRVHDLAFPSTTDPQKLHEQASTLAPERMTVVFSTYQSIQVVSDAQALGMPEFDLIISDEAHRTTGATLQGEERSHFTKVHDNDIVRGRKRLYMTATPRLYSDDQVTRAAEKEALLWSMDDPEHYGEELHRLNFGEAVAQGLLSDYKVMILAVDEKHVTKTFQAQLADANNELSLDDAVKIVGCWNGLAKRTPDSVEDDGLAGDTAAMKRAVAFAGNIKTSKRIAGMFTDIVEEYLEHAGDDDDLLYCEAAHVDGTFNVLERNNRLDWLKAPTPDNTCRILTNARCLSEGVDVPSLDAVMFLQPRDSEIDIVQAVGRVMRKAPGKKYGYVILPIGIPAGMSASEALADNQKYKVVWQVLQALRAHDERFDSTVNKIELNKKKPKQIDVIGVGGGSEEREGDTSVQDGFAFELDNIGEWRDAIYAKIVEKVGNRRYWESWAKDVAQIAQRHIDRIQTLLEHEESEHAKAFEDFLAGLRRNLNPAVSRDEAVEMLSQHLITRPVFEALFEDYSFSQHNPVSAAMQRMVDLLEEQALEKETESLEGFYESVRENAKGIDNAEGKQRIIVELYDKFFRTAFPRMADRLGIVYTPIEVVDFIIHSAEHALREEFGASISDEGVHVLDPFTGTGTFMVRLLQSGLIKPEDLAHKYRHELHANEIVLLAYYIAAINIEETYHSLAGGEYQPFEGIVLTDTFQMTEDPANGQAGAIFPVLPENSERAEKQKAHDIRVVIANPPYSAGQDSANDDNQNLKYPRLDEAIANTYAAHSTAGYKNSLYDSTSAPSAGLATGSRTKA
- a CDS encoding type ISP restriction/modification enzyme, giving the protein MICFVTNGSFIDGNAADGMRKTLVDEFSSIYVFNLRGNQRTSGETSRREGGKIFDSGSRATIAITLLVKNPAKQTPGNLHYYDIGDYLSRDQKLAAIEEFGSVAGIPWRQVTPNARHDWINQRGEDFQAFQVLGDKRGKDESPIFATYSLGLSTNRDAWVYNFSQDELARNVDRMIDFYNTQVDLYEDAIHAGAEPSEALEVVSNDAARISWSVNLKKDLMAGRRLSFKRSRVFRGSYRPFTKQHVYFDKDLNERPGLTPRLFPTPDAENRLISVTGVSASKPFSALMTDSLPNLDRLEKGQNFPLYYYDEADGDQSGLFSEKPGVAGRYVRRSAITDDTLVSYRDRYGDSSITKEDIFYYVYGVLHSPEYRERFDAELRKELPRIPFTEDFWAFSRAGRELGEIHVNYESQTKHPVTVTNTHSSPDSAEALRVDKMRFPRKDKQPDKSAIIYNKHVTISDIPLEAYEYEVNGKSAVEWIMDRYQVKVDKKSGIKNDPNEWSDNPSYILDLLQRIIHVSLETVRIVNALPPLDEKNLDYDSDPASAIEA
- a CDS encoding endonuclease NucS, with translation MPDERRLEDIITRDLDVVDPNLLLIGRQVSTAFGTLIDLLALDADGNLVVIELKRAKTPREVIAQLLDYGSWVRTLEDDDIARIFADHQRRYSPGREELSLDDAFKARFNVPDLPEELNESHRLVLVAGELDAASERIVTYLNEEHGVAINAVFFRFFRDGDAEYLSRAWLLDPSETSQVARETRGEGPWNGEYYVSFGEGPRRSWQDAMRHGFISAGGGAWYTNTLRQLAPGDRIWVNVPGRGYVGVGKVTETATSITEFTLPDAEGVSRPVTEVVSTAPDPSESEDELEHYVRVQWLHTVPLGHAVREKGFFGNQNTVARPRTSKWPHTVERLKVRFGLQRDETKEPGTHVNKPRQPETGL
- a CDS encoding IS1182 family transposase: MLRLSDAQAVPPETARVARAAFPKGNPYLTLRDELGGVFRDEDFADLYPRLGQPALPPWRLALVTLVQYRENLSDRQAAEAVRARIDVKYLLGLPLADAGFDFSVLCEFRARLREGGSEATLLDRLLERCRELGLVRAGERARTDATRVLAAVRVMNRLELVAETLRAALNELARAAPAWLTAVAPAAWYERYARRIEDSRLPASQAARAAYATSVGEDGFHLLDLLETAPPGLADLPAVAVLKRVWERHFSRDNDHGEGGRVHLRPERELAKAAEATESPYDPDARYRSRFKVEWTGYLAHLTETCEENEPHLITHVDTTAATVHEVRRVEAVHDALAAKDLLPGEHLADAAYIDAKLLVKVREEHGVSMIGPPRRDASWQARTAGGFTNEAFAIDWDKKRACCPQGHESNSWREYEDDARGAYVVARFATATCRACPLRSHCTRSGKQGRSLHLHPRDAHEAIGAMRERLASNAGRELYALRAGVEGTISQGVRALGLRRARYRGLARVHLQHVATAAAMNIDRVTNFLAGRPVERTRRSRFAALRA
- a CDS encoding alpha/beta hydrolase encodes the protein MITEGHVERESVRLHYLMQRGDEVLTPLVYVPGSLGGADDFRAEMSRLAPRTTVAISPRGVGASSAPESGYALQDRVRDLEAVLDQLQLAPACVMAFSAGVPIALSYALQRPNRVTALILLDYPAVSRQLTDRWAEQAKPFAASRGIPEHVIRAMISESTTVELWEDIERITCPILLIVGGQSPSVTAEDLTRYRTAWPRLQLEVFEDSGHEVFRPDYERFMRVIERFLREVG